One segment of Thermoanaerobacter kivui DNA contains the following:
- a CDS encoding DUF4143 domain-containing protein yields MSKHYIRLSTKDLYEALEKASPLNKLKDLDKRAPRNGMTVGTAVFKHIYNFYSQTNARIGYFRKPTDNQKEIDVVVEFPYSKSLIEVKFSEDTTLSENDEIVEMSKKEKNIASAILVTKNARRLWKN; encoded by the coding sequence ATGTCAAAACACTACATAAGACTTTCTACTAAAGACCTTTACGAAGCGCTTGAGAAAGCTTCACCTTTGAACAAGCTCAAAGACTTGGATAAAAGAGCTCCAAGAAATGGAATGACAGTTGGAACCGCAGTTTTCAAACATATTTACAACTTTTACTCTCAAACAAATGCTAGAATAGGTTATTTTAGAAAACCTACTGACAATCAAAAAGAAATTGATGTTGTCGTTGAATTTCCGTACAGCAAATCCCTAATTGAAGTAAAATTCAGTGAAGATACAACCCTCTCCGAAAATGACGAGATTGTTGAGATGAGCAAAAAAGAAAAAAATATCGCTTCAGCAATACTAGTAACAAAAAATGCCAGAAGACTATGGAAAAATTGA
- the hflX gene encoding GTPase HflX: MEELNRNENVEKAILVGIISTPEDEESMEELKELALTAGAEVIGVMTQKRNTIDKAHYIGKGKLKELKFFVENQGADLVIFNDELTGVQLKNIEEVLKVKVIDRTNLILDIFAKRARSREGILQVELAQLRYRLPRLVGLGEQLSRLGGGIGTRGPGETKLETDRRHIKNRIKAIEKKLEEIKKHRNLQRERRRKNQIPVVAIVGYTNAGKSTLLNALTNAEVYVEDKLFATLDPTARRFILPSGREVILVDTVGFIRKLPHDLVEAFKSTLEEVKYADLLLHVIDVTLADMEEKIKVVEKVLLDLGVMGTPIINVFNKIDLLDVVPKGNERNIYISAKNKIGLDKLLEVIEEEIFKDAEIVNFLLPYDKTKEYNYLKEKTKVVEEKFSEKGIIIKAEVQKEIKERLKDFVIA; this comes from the coding sequence ATGGAAGAGTTAAACAGAAATGAAAATGTAGAAAAGGCGATTTTGGTTGGGATTATTTCAACACCGGAAGATGAGGAAAGCATGGAAGAATTAAAGGAGCTTGCTTTGACTGCTGGTGCAGAAGTAATAGGTGTAATGACACAGAAGCGCAACACAATTGATAAAGCTCATTATATTGGCAAAGGCAAGCTTAAGGAATTAAAGTTTTTTGTTGAAAATCAAGGAGCTGACCTTGTGATTTTTAATGATGAACTTACAGGTGTACAACTTAAAAATATTGAAGAGGTTTTAAAAGTAAAAGTGATTGACAGGACAAATCTCATTCTTGATATATTTGCTAAAAGAGCGAGGTCAAGAGAAGGGATACTCCAAGTAGAATTAGCCCAATTGAGATATAGGCTTCCGCGTCTTGTAGGTCTCGGTGAACAGCTTTCAAGGTTGGGCGGTGGTATAGGAACGAGAGGACCTGGAGAAACGAAGCTGGAAACAGATAGAAGGCATATAAAAAACAGAATAAAAGCGATAGAAAAGAAACTGGAGGAAATAAAAAAGCACAGGAATTTACAAAGAGAAAGGCGTAGAAAAAATCAAATTCCTGTTGTGGCAATAGTAGGATATACAAATGCGGGTAAATCCACATTACTTAATGCTCTTACAAATGCAGAGGTATATGTTGAAGATAAATTGTTTGCAACCCTTGACCCTACCGCGAGAAGATTTATATTGCCGTCTGGGAGAGAAGTCATTTTAGTTGATACTGTTGGATTTATCAGAAAATTGCCACACGACTTAGTAGAGGCTTTTAAATCTACATTAGAAGAGGTTAAATATGCTGACCTATTGCTTCATGTAATTGATGTAACATTAGCAGATATGGAAGAAAAAATAAAAGTTGTAGAAAAAGTGCTTTTAGATTTGGGTGTTATGGGTACTCCTATAATAAATGTTTTCAATAAAATTGACCTTTTGGATGTAGTGCCAAAAGGAAATGAAAGAAATATATATATTTCTGCAAAAAATAAAATTGGACTTGATAAGTTATTGGAAGTAATAGAAGAGGAAATCTTCAAAGATGCAGAAATAGTGAATTTTTTGCTACCTTATGACAAAACTAAAGAATACAATTATTTAAAAGAAAAAACTAAGGTAGTAGAAGAAAAGTTCAGTGAAAAAGGAATAATAATAAAAGCGGAAGTGCAAAAAGAAATAAAGGAGAGGCTTAAGGATTTTGTCATCGCCTAA
- a CDS encoding DUF3189 family protein — MYIIYHCYGGTHTSVIASYIHMGKLPMDKVPSKEEIESIPLFDKLNGQNDPGHIVPIGTDEYGNNVYSMGVKNAKKLIEPALKDFYYHIFNTNEGLLLIDTSAATNWIMKIGGFTSIALKLPTIGRPLVTYGTQKAYKKIVQIVKNVKAQEKAEYNAIRR; from the coding sequence ATGTATATAATTTATCATTGTTACGGAGGAACCCATACTTCTGTAATAGCCTCATATATACACATGGGGAAACTTCCTATGGATAAAGTGCCATCGAAAGAAGAGATAGAAAGCATTCCCTTATTTGATAAATTAAACGGTCAGAACGATCCAGGTCATATTGTACCAATTGGCACTGATGAATACGGAAATAACGTATATTCTATGGGTGTAAAAAACGCAAAAAAATTGATTGAACCTGCTCTTAAGGATTTCTATTATCATATTTTTAACACAAACGAAGGCTTACTTTTAATTGATACTTCTGCTGCTACTAATTGGATTATGAAGATTGGGGGCTTTACTTCAATAGCTTTAAAACTCCCCACTATCGGAAGGCCTTTAGTTACTTATGGCACGCAAAAAGCCTATAAAAAAATTGTCCAAATAGTCAAAAATGTAAAAGCACAAGAAAAAGCAGAATACAATGCCATTAGGCGATGA
- a CDS encoding NUDIX hydrolase, translated as MLIRDCAGGVVFKGDSVFILKNEKGEWVLPKGVIRNNELPIDVAVRRVCAETGLKSVEVLSTPGETSYEFYSVTRQRPVFNKITWYLMTTNEEEFNISKEDGFVDGGFYPIDKALEMITYSQDKSLVNVSYFKYKTLTKALA; from the coding sequence ATGTTAATAAGAGATTGCGCTGGAGGAGTTGTATTCAAAGGAGACAGTGTATTTATCCTCAAAAACGAAAAGGGTGAATGGGTGTTACCCAAAGGGGTTATTAGAAATAATGAATTGCCTATTGATGTGGCCGTAAGGAGAGTCTGTGCTGAAACAGGCCTTAAATCTGTTGAAGTCCTTTCTACTCCTGGTGAGACCAGCTATGAATTCTATTCTGTTACCCGTCAACGTCCTGTCTTTAATAAAATCACGTGGTATCTCATGACTACTAATGAAGAAGAATTTAATATAAGTAAAGAAGATGGTTTTGTTGATGGCGGTTTTTATCCTATAGACAAGGCTTTGGAGATGATAACTTACAGTCAAGATAAATCGCTTGTAAACGTTTCTTACTTCAAATACAAGACGTTGACAAAAGCACTTGCATAA
- a CDS encoding YigZ family protein, whose protein sequence is MAKSYKTLYNCGVAEVEIKRSRFIGHAKPVSSEEEAIKFIEEIRAKHRMATHNVYAYVLGENDEVQRYSDDGEPSGTAGIPVLNVIKKEGLKNVAVVVTRYFGGILLGAGGLVRAYTKGAKVGIEAAGIVEKIFAKSVVLTFDYTLLGKIQNELLKREYYIKNTRYEDKVIMEVYIEEDKLLEFENFINDLTSKRCNIEVKKDVYLFKKDNSYVE, encoded by the coding sequence TTGGCTAAAAGTTATAAAACACTTTATAATTGCGGAGTAGCTGAAGTTGAAATAAAACGTTCCAGATTTATTGGCCATGCAAAACCCGTTTCTTCGGAAGAAGAAGCGATAAAATTTATTGAGGAAATAAGGGCAAAACACAGAATGGCTACGCACAATGTGTATGCTTATGTTTTAGGTGAAAATGATGAAGTTCAGCGTTACAGTGATGATGGTGAGCCTTCTGGGACTGCTGGCATTCCTGTTTTGAATGTGATAAAAAAAGAAGGATTAAAAAATGTAGCAGTGGTAGTTACGAGATATTTTGGAGGAATATTATTGGGAGCAGGAGGTCTTGTAAGGGCTTATACCAAAGGGGCAAAGGTGGGAATTGAGGCAGCAGGAATTGTAGAAAAAATATTTGCTAAAAGCGTTGTTCTCACTTTTGATTATACTTTACTTGGTAAAATTCAAAATGAATTGCTTAAAAGGGAATATTATATTAAAAATACCAGATATGAAGATAAAGTTATAATGGAGGTTTACATTGAAGAAGACAAGCTTTTAGAGTTTGAAAATTTTATCAATGATCTGACAAGCAAAAGGTGTAATATAGAGGTTAAAAAAGATGTGTACCTTTTTAAAAAGGACAATAGTTATGTAGAATAA
- a CDS encoding CoA-binding protein: MKRKTWAVVGATPRQNKYGYQIYRSLKLNGYTAYPVNPRYKEVDGDPCYESLSKLPVVPEVVDMVVSPTLGEAYVEEAAKLDVEFVWFQPGAESEELVEKARNLGLKVVYNTCIMLETEKRK, from the coding sequence ATGAAAAGAAAAACATGGGCTGTTGTTGGTGCTACTCCCAGACAAAACAAATACGGTTATCAAATTTACCGAAGCCTTAAGCTAAACGGCTATACAGCTTATCCGGTTAATCCCAGGTATAAAGAAGTTGATGGAGACCCCTGTTATGAATCATTATCTAAACTACCTGTGGTACCTGAGGTAGTAGATATGGTGGTTTCTCCTACTTTGGGAGAGGCGTATGTGGAAGAAGCGGCTAAATTGGATGTTGAGTTTGTATGGTTCCAACCAGGAGCTGAAAGTGAGGAACTGGTAGAAAAAGCGAGAAACCTTGGCTTGAAAGTAGTGTACAATACCTGCATAATGTTAGAAACAGAGAAGAGGAAATAA
- a CDS encoding TSUP family transporter: protein MKLFLIGLFAGIVGGMGIGGGTILIPALTIFLGTEQHIAQSVNLLSFIPTAIIALIYHIKSKNIQYKIVTLIIIGGIIGSSIGAILAAITKAVILKKIFAVFLFGMGIYEIFSKPRK, encoded by the coding sequence ATGAAACTATTTTTAATTGGATTATTCGCAGGAATTGTGGGAGGAATGGGAATTGGAGGAGGTACAATTCTCATCCCCGCTTTGACAATTTTTCTAGGAACTGAACAGCACATAGCTCAAAGTGTTAATCTTTTATCTTTTATTCCTACTGCAATAATTGCATTAATATATCATATTAAAAGCAAAAACATACAATATAAAATTGTGACTCTCATAATAATAGGAGGAATAATAGGAAGTTCAATCGGAGCTATTTTAGCTGCAATTACAAAAGCTGTTATACTCAAAAAAATATTTGCAGTTTTTTTATTCGGTATGGGAATATACGAAATTTTTTCAAAGCCCCGAAAATAA
- a CDS encoding sulfite exporter TauE/SafE family protein, with protein sequence MADKLKLFFIGFITGIINGLLGAGGGTLIVPAMVFLLGIEDHKAHATAISIILPLTIVSSFIYLQNKIIDIPLTINVAVGSTIGGIIGAYFLNKLSIPILRKIFGIIMIVASVRMLVS encoded by the coding sequence ATGGCTGACAAACTCAAACTCTTCTTCATAGGATTTATCACGGGTATAATAAACGGGCTTTTAGGTGCGGGAGGAGGTACTTTAATAGTACCTGCAATGGTGTTTTTACTTGGAATTGAAGACCATAAAGCCCATGCGACAGCAATTTCAATTATACTCCCTCTTACAATAGTCAGCTCTTTTATATATTTACAAAATAAAATAATTGACATCCCTCTAACTATAAATGTAGCAGTAGGTAGTACCATAGGTGGTATTATAGGTGCATATTTTCTTAACAAACTTTCAATACCTATTTTAAGAAAAATTTTTGGAATAATAATGATAGTTGCCTCGGTTAGGATGCTGGTATCATGA
- the cysK gene encoding cysteine synthase A translates to MIANNVFELIGNTPVVKLNKIVDKDWAEIYLKLEFFNPGSSVKDRVALSLIERAEKEGKLKKGSVIVEPTSGNTGIGLAMVGAAKGYKVIIVMPDTMSLERRMLLSAYGAEVVLTPGKLGMEGAIKRAEELVKQNKNYFMPQQFENFANPLIHEETTAQEILEDFKEGLDAFVAGVGTGGTITGVGKVLKNKFPNVKIVAVEPYSAAVLSGKEPGPHKIQGIGAGFIPKVLDRNVIDEVIAVKDEDAFEMTRSLAKEEGILAGISSGAALWAAIEVAKRLGKGKKVVAIAPDSGERYLSTQVFRND, encoded by the coding sequence ATGATAGCGAATAATGTATTTGAATTGATTGGCAATACGCCGGTAGTGAAGTTAAATAAGATTGTTGATAAAGATTGGGCAGAAATTTATTTGAAGTTAGAATTTTTTAATCCTGGTAGCAGTGTCAAAGATAGGGTTGCTCTTTCCTTGATAGAGAGAGCTGAAAAGGAAGGAAAATTAAAAAAAGGAAGCGTAATTGTAGAACCCACTAGTGGCAATACAGGTATAGGATTGGCGATGGTAGGAGCTGCAAAAGGCTACAAAGTAATCATAGTCATGCCAGATACTATGAGTTTGGAAAGAAGAATGCTTTTATCCGCTTATGGAGCGGAAGTAGTTTTGACACCTGGTAAATTGGGCATGGAAGGAGCTATTAAAAGGGCAGAGGAATTAGTTAAGCAAAATAAAAATTATTTTATGCCGCAACAGTTTGAAAACTTTGCAAACCCTTTAATCCATGAAGAGACCACTGCACAGGAAATATTAGAAGATTTTAAAGAAGGCCTTGATGCTTTTGTGGCAGGTGTAGGTACTGGAGGCACAATTACCGGTGTAGGAAAAGTCCTCAAAAATAAGTTTCCCAATGTAAAGATTGTAGCAGTAGAGCCTTATTCAGCAGCGGTGCTTTCTGGCAAAGAACCTGGTCCCCATAAGATTCAGGGCATTGGTGCGGGATTTATTCCTAAAGTATTAGATAGAAACGTAATAGATGAGGTTATTGCTGTAAAAGATGAAGATGCTTTTGAAATGACTCGCAGTTTAGCTAAGGAAGAAGGTATTCTTGCGGGAATTTCTTCAGGAGCTGCTTTATGGGCAGCAATTGAAGTTGCTAAGAGGTTAGGCAAAGGCAAAAAGGTTGTTGCAATAGCTCCTGACAGTGGAGAAAGGTATCTCAGCACGCAGGTTTTTAGAAATGACTAA
- a CDS encoding YebC/PmpR family DNA-binding transcriptional regulator yields MSGHSKWANIKHKKEKMDSRKGRIFTKLTKDIIRAAKEGGGDPNTNSKLRDAIEKAKAHNLPNENIQRAIKKGTGELGGANLEEVIYEGYGPSGTAIIVEALTDNKNRTAGEIRHIFDRNGGSLGSAGCVAWMFDKVGVIVVEKDDSIDEDELAMVAIDAGAQDFSAEDDEFEIITEPSNFQEVKESIEKAGYKISEAEITMLPKNTVKLEPEDYEKFERLIDKLEENDDVQNVYHNVEMEEEE; encoded by the coding sequence ATGTCTGGACATTCAAAATGGGCTAATATAAAGCATAAAAAAGAAAAAATGGATTCACGAAAGGGCAGAATTTTCACAAAACTCACAAAAGATATTATAAGAGCAGCCAAAGAAGGCGGTGGCGACCCTAATACTAACAGCAAATTAAGGGATGCAATAGAGAAGGCGAAAGCTCATAATTTGCCTAATGAAAACATCCAGAGAGCTATTAAAAAAGGGACAGGAGAGCTGGGAGGCGCTAATTTAGAGGAAGTAATTTACGAAGGTTATGGTCCTTCTGGTACTGCTATAATTGTTGAAGCGTTAACTGATAACAAAAACAGAACAGCTGGTGAAATAAGACATATATTTGATAGAAATGGAGGAAGTTTAGGTTCTGCTGGTTGTGTTGCTTGGATGTTTGACAAAGTAGGCGTAATAGTAGTAGAAAAAGACGATTCTATTGATGAAGATGAACTAGCTATGGTAGCGATAGATGCAGGAGCTCAGGATTTTTCTGCGGAAGATGACGAGTTTGAAATAATCACCGAGCCTTCTAATTTTCAAGAGGTTAAAGAATCAATTGAAAAGGCTGGTTATAAAATTTCTGAAGCCGAAATTACTATGCTTCCCAAAAATACTGTCAAACTTGAGCCAGAAGATTACGAAAAATTTGAGCGCTTGATTGATAAATTAGAAGAAAATGATGATGTACAAAATGTATACCACAATGTTGAGATGGAAGAGGAAGAATAA
- a CDS encoding chemotaxis protein CheW, translated as MTNQIVVFKLNNEDFCVDINQVIEIIRLQTIIKVPDAPSFVEGITNLRGTVIPIVDLKKRFNLPLSEKNDNNRIIVVNVTNKPVGFIVDSVTEVLHVDESSIQEAPDIIKGIGKEYIRSIINIQDRLIINLDLHKVLTEKEKKEIEEM; from the coding sequence GTGACAAATCAAATTGTAGTCTTTAAACTAAATAATGAGGACTTTTGTGTAGATATCAATCAGGTCATAGAAATTATCCGTCTTCAAACCATCATTAAAGTTCCTGATGCACCTTCTTTTGTAGAAGGCATAACTAATTTAAGAGGAACTGTCATCCCGATTGTTGATTTAAAAAAGCGCTTCAATTTGCCTTTATCAGAAAAAAATGATAACAATCGAATCATTGTAGTAAATGTAACTAACAAACCTGTAGGATTTATTGTAGACTCAGTTACAGAAGTGCTGCATGTAGATGAGAGTTCTATTCAAGAAGCACCAGACATAATAAAAGGCATCGGGAAAGAGTACATAAGGTCAATCATTAACATTCAAGACAGATTAATAATTAATTTAGATCTGCACAAAGTATTGACAGAAAAAGAAAAGAAAGAGATAGAAGAAATGTAG
- the ruvC gene encoding crossover junction endodeoxyribonuclease RuvC, translated as MRVLGIDPGIAIMGYGIIDYKSNKFTVIDYGAITTKAGIDKSLRLSDIYNGIVSLIKSYSPDVVAIEELFYNKNAKTVIAIGESRGVSILAAVNSGIKIAEYTPLQVKQAVVGYGRADKHQVQQMVKVLLNLEKVPKPDDVADALAVAICHCHSSNINEKLRSLR; from the coding sequence ATGAGAGTATTAGGAATAGACCCTGGAATTGCGATAATGGGTTATGGTATAATAGATTACAAATCAAATAAGTTTACTGTTATAGATTACGGTGCGATAACTACAAAAGCCGGTATTGACAAAAGCCTGCGTTTATCCGATATATATAATGGGATTGTTTCACTTATAAAGTCTTATAGTCCTGATGTTGTTGCTATTGAAGAGCTTTTTTACAATAAAAATGCAAAAACTGTTATAGCTATTGGAGAATCTAGAGGAGTTTCTATTCTGGCAGCTGTAAACTCTGGAATAAAAATTGCTGAATACACTCCTCTTCAAGTAAAACAGGCTGTGGTAGGTTATGGAAGAGCTGATAAACATCAAGTTCAACAAATGGTCAAGGTTTTATTAAATCTTGAAAAAGTACCAAAACCTGATGATGTGGCTGATGCATTGGCTGTTGCAATATGTCATTGTCATAGCAGCAATATAAATGAAAAGTTGAGGTCTTTAAGATGA
- the ruvA gene encoding Holliday junction branch migration protein RuvA, whose translation MIEYIRGMIEDIGQDHVVIDFMGIGIKVFVPFSTLKVLPPKGNIVKLYTYLHVKEERFQIFGFKTKEELDLFEKLLFVNGVGPKGALSILSVISIDNFIKAVNAGDYKTIVTAPGIGRKTAERIILELKDKLPKEVAYEGENNFSNDVLEALLTLGYTKSEAIYALADVDCSNVEEAVKQALKKLMK comes from the coding sequence ATGATTGAGTATATTAGAGGGATGATAGAAGACATTGGCCAGGACCATGTAGTAATTGATTTTATGGGAATAGGCATAAAAGTTTTTGTCCCTTTTTCTACTTTAAAAGTGTTACCTCCTAAAGGCAATATTGTCAAATTATATACATATTTACATGTGAAAGAAGAAAGATTCCAGATTTTTGGTTTTAAAACAAAAGAAGAGTTGGACCTCTTTGAAAAGTTATTATTTGTAAATGGAGTAGGTCCCAAGGGAGCTCTATCTATTCTTTCAGTAATTTCTATTGACAATTTTATAAAAGCGGTAAATGCAGGAGATTATAAAACAATTGTTACAGCCCCGGGTATAGGCAGAAAAACGGCTGAAAGAATTATATTAGAATTAAAGGACAAGCTTCCAAAAGAAGTCGCTTATGAGGGAGAAAATAATTTTTCAAATGACGTTTTGGAAGCCCTGCTCACTTTAGGTTATACTAAAAGCGAAGCAATTTACGCTTTGGCGGATGTGGATTGCAGCAATGTGGAAGAAGCCGTAAAACAAGCTTTAAAAAAATTAATGAAATAG
- the ruvB gene encoding Holliday junction branch migration DNA helicase RuvB, producing the protein MEERIVTQSFTQEDASEYSLRPRWLSEYIGQQKIKEELKIYIEAAKMRKEPLDHVLLYGPPGLGKTTLANVISNEMGVGIRITSGPAIERSGDLAAILTNLQENDILFIDEIHRLNRSVEEILYPAMEDFELDIVIGKGPSARSIRLSLPRFTLIGATTRAALMTSPLRDRFGVINRLDYYSVKELKEIIKRSANILNIGIDEDAAFEIAKRSRGTPRIANRLLKRVRDFAQVKGNGYIDYKTAKEALDVLGVDEMGLEYIDRKILISIIEKFSGGPVGIDAIAASIGEDGDTIEDVYEPYLLQIGFLNRTPRGRVVTKLAYEYLKYPYMEQERIKDV; encoded by the coding sequence ATGGAGGAGAGAATAGTAACTCAAAGTTTTACACAGGAAGATGCCTCCGAATACAGTTTGCGGCCTAGGTGGCTTTCAGAGTACATAGGGCAGCAAAAAATAAAAGAAGAATTAAAAATTTACATTGAAGCTGCTAAAATGAGGAAAGAACCTCTTGACCATGTGCTTTTGTATGGCCCCCCGGGCCTTGGTAAAACTACTTTAGCTAATGTGATTTCTAACGAAATGGGTGTGGGAATACGAATAACGTCGGGGCCTGCAATAGAAAGGTCAGGAGATTTGGCTGCAATTTTAACTAATTTACAGGAAAATGACATTCTCTTCATTGACGAGATTCATAGACTAAATAGGAGCGTGGAAGAAATCCTTTATCCTGCGATGGAGGATTTTGAGTTAGATATAGTTATTGGAAAGGGTCCCAGTGCTCGTTCTATACGGCTCAGCCTGCCGCGCTTTACTTTGATAGGAGCGACTACAAGAGCTGCACTTATGACTTCTCCTTTAAGAGATAGGTTTGGGGTAATAAACAGGTTAGATTATTATTCAGTTAAGGAGTTAAAAGAGATAATTAAAAGGTCAGCAAATATTTTAAATATCGGCATTGATGAAGATGCTGCTTTTGAGATTGCTAAAAGGTCAAGAGGGACTCCCAGAATAGCTAATAGGCTGCTAAAAAGAGTAAGAGATTTTGCTCAAGTAAAAGGCAATGGATACATTGACTATAAAACGGCAAAAGAAGCCCTCGATGTATTAGGCGTTGATGAAATGGGGTTAGAATACATAGACAGAAAAATTTTGATTTCTATCATAGAAAAGTTCTCTGGAGGGCCTGTAGGGATAGATGCGATTGCGGCTTCAATAGGGGAAGATGGAGACACTATAGAAGACGTCTACGAACCCTATCTTTTGCAAATAGGTTTTTTAAACAGGACTCCGAGAGGACGAGTTGTGACAAAATTGGCGTATGAATATTTAAAATATCCGTACATGGAACAGGAGAGGATAAAAGATGTTTAG
- a CDS encoding DUF2905 domain-containing protein translates to MFSSFGKMFMLMGAMLILIGALFSVGSKFGLGRLPGDIVYQKGNFTFYFPIATSIILSLFLTLILWLFRR, encoded by the coding sequence ATGTTTAGCAGTTTTGGCAAGATGTTTATGCTGATGGGAGCTATGCTTATTTTAATTGGAGCGCTTTTTTCCGTAGGTTCAAAATTCGGATTAGGACGTTTACCAGGTGATATAGTTTATCAAAAAGGGAATTTCACATTTTATTTCCCTATTGCCACAAGCATTATCTTGAGTTTATTTTTAACGTTGATTTTGTGGCTTTTTAGAAGATAA
- a CDS encoding SpoIID/LytB domain-containing protein codes for MRLKKFIIRSIISIMILTLSPYPTANADISIPKIIKVGLFYGQTAKPSYQLSSSGGFNFAYEDNAGNLVNIFSTNSQNIKVVKDDNFYLMVGSYDNLYTVNADYAKVASQIANAFIGFDGKYHIYIGPYLTLPDLESAYEIFSKNYSNIAKVLPDKNILISNGTKNLFLFNMKADLYVSKLNFDSTPLAIESKRYRGMFEFRRQQDSDMTAINVVPLEEYLYGVVPGEMPASWNIEALKAQAVAARTYAAKNIGRYGRYGFDLTDDDKTQVYKGYDGEYPSTSKAVDETKGVVAIYQGSLIDALYHSHSGGYTEDNNNYFSADVPYLKGVEDKYVFGYSSANDSWTVTYTKDQIKNMLLSKGQYIGDIVDVKVTEKSWTGRAITVTIYGTKGSFSLKKGDIRSFFGLKSTMIDIKGDGSSEFEAYVTSSYSDSQKVSLKEINIQNSTGITKVSKDTFYVIGANGVKELKKTDKPSEVYTINGSGYGHGVGLSQYGARGLADHGYNYISILKYYYKGIEVYDTVNNKNL; via the coding sequence GTGAGGTTGAAAAAATTTATAATAAGGAGTATAATTAGTATCATGATTTTAACTCTGTCACCTTACCCTACCGCGAATGCTGATATTAGCATTCCCAAAATTATAAAAGTAGGGCTTTTTTATGGACAGACTGCAAAACCCTCTTACCAGCTTTCTTCTTCTGGGGGTTTTAATTTCGCCTATGAAGACAATGCAGGAAATTTGGTTAATATTTTTAGCACTAATTCACAAAATATAAAAGTTGTAAAAGATGATAATTTTTATTTAATGGTGGGAAGCTATGATAATTTGTACACTGTGAATGCTGATTATGCTAAAGTGGCAAGCCAAATTGCCAATGCTTTTATAGGATTTGATGGTAAATATCATATATACATAGGACCGTATTTGACATTGCCGGATTTGGAATCTGCTTATGAGATTTTTTCAAAAAATTATAGCAATATAGCCAAAGTGTTGCCGGATAAAAATATTTTAATAAGCAATGGTACAAAAAACCTGTTTTTGTTTAATATGAAGGCTGATTTATATGTAAGCAAACTTAATTTTGATAGCACACCCCTTGCGATAGAATCAAAGCGTTACAGAGGCATGTTTGAGTTTAGAAGGCAACAGGACAGTGACATGACTGCTATAAATGTTGTGCCATTGGAGGAATATTTATATGGTGTTGTGCCGGGTGAGATGCCGGCATCGTGGAATATAGAAGCTTTAAAAGCACAGGCAGTTGCAGCACGAACTTATGCAGCTAAAAACATAGGCAGATACGGAAGATATGGATTTGATTTGACAGATGATGATAAAACACAAGTTTACAAAGGATATGATGGAGAATATCCTTCTACAAGCAAAGCGGTAGATGAAACAAAAGGTGTGGTCGCTATATATCAAGGAAGTCTTATAGATGCTCTTTATCATTCTCACAGCGGAGGGTATACTGAAGACAATAATAATTATTTTTCTGCAGATGTTCCTTATTTAAAAGGTGTGGAAGATAAATATGTTTTTGGCTATAGCAGTGCTAATGACAGTTGGACAGTGACTTACACAAAAGACCAGATAAAAAACATGCTCTTAAGTAAAGGGCAGTATATAGGAGATATAGTAGATGTAAAGGTCACTGAGAAAAGCTGGACTGGAAGGGCGATTACTGTCACCATTTATGGTACAAAAGGGTCTTTTTCATTGAAAAAAGGAGATATACGATCTTTCTTTGGATTGAAAAGTACTATGATTGATATAAAAGGCGATGGTAGTAGTGAATTTGAAGCCTATGTGACTTCTTCTTACAGTGATTCGCAAAAAGTTTCTTTAAAAGAGATAAATATTCAAAATAGTACAGGTATAACGAAGGTTTCTAAAGATACCTTTTATGTTATAGGGGCAAATGGAGTAAAAGAATTGAAAAAGACAGATAAGCCCAGCGAAGTTTATACTATAAATGGCAGTGGTTATGGACATGGGGTTGGTTTAAGCCAGTATGGGGCAAGAGGATTGGCAGACCACGGGTATAATTACATTTCTATTTTAAAATACTATTACAAAGGTATTGAGGTGTATGATACTGTAAACAACAAAAATCTGTAA